A genomic segment from Gracilimonas sediminicola encodes:
- a CDS encoding DUF6602 domain-containing protein: MLKEHLEAVEKAIQFKAKIASNAGHSLHKGTPREIFIREFLEEHLGSNINIGTGEIIDANSYSGEIRNQVDILLYRSDYPKLSFGGGINAFLIESIISTIEVKSIITKEGLEQAIKATKRHKQLERNLNFNIKAGYIPPSCFSYLVAYDGPKNLSTIYNWLIDINKDYNVAYNQNLPIDIKDRTKIINPSIDGIFVLGKGFIYFNNSLISVLRDEQLEKNKDKKWVIVEQESNNLLPLFLFLTSAISGFEKSSFSAYKYLKHLRIDNIELGDGSSEKLKLLSKSKLDPTKVTIDLANCFGLWNQDYLVDEKSINLNIDRLKEAESGAFLVELPLHPFNVNRDLKFLIPELERKEVIEVEGFYLQNRIEVNLVAKLISKKVPSTHSQLASKELEPPFYSIILNKL; encoded by the coding sequence ATGCTTAAAGAGCATTTAGAAGCAGTAGAAAAGGCTATACAGTTTAAAGCAAAGATTGCTTCAAATGCTGGGCACTCTTTACATAAAGGTACGCCTAGAGAAATTTTTATTCGAGAATTTTTGGAGGAACATCTAGGTAGTAATATAAATATTGGTACAGGTGAGATTATAGATGCGAATTCATATTCAGGCGAGATAAGAAATCAAGTAGATATACTATTATATCGAAGTGATTATCCAAAATTATCCTTTGGTGGAGGCATTAATGCATTTCTTATTGAATCCATTATCTCTACAATCGAAGTAAAATCTATAATAACCAAGGAAGGTCTTGAGCAGGCAATAAAAGCTACCAAAAGACATAAACAACTTGAAAGGAATTTAAATTTCAATATAAAAGCCGGATATATACCTCCATCATGCTTTAGTTATTTAGTCGCTTATGACGGTCCTAAAAACCTAAGTACTATATATAATTGGTTAATTGATATTAATAAAGATTACAATGTAGCCTACAATCAAAATTTACCAATTGATATAAAAGACAGAACAAAAATTATAAACCCAAGTATTGATGGGATATTTGTTCTTGGTAAGGGGTTTATATATTTCAACAACTCATTGATATCAGTGCTTAGGGATGAGCAATTAGAAAAGAACAAAGATAAAAAGTGGGTTATAGTTGAGCAAGAATCTAATAATTTACTTCCTCTATTTCTCTTCTTAACGAGTGCTATAAGTGGGTTTGAAAAATCAAGCTTTAGCGCTTATAAGTATTTAAAGCACTTAAGAATTGATAATATAGAATTAGGTGATGGTAGCTCTGAGAAACTTAAATTATTATCTAAAAGTAAACTGGATCCAACAAAAGTAACTATAGATCTTGCGAATTGCTTTGGACTTTGGAATCAAGACTACTTAGTAGACGAAAAAAGTATTAATTTAAATATAGATAGACTTAAAGAGGCAGAATCTGGTGCGTTTTTAGTAGAGTTACCTCTGCACCCTTTTAATGTAAATAGAGATTTAAAATTTCTTATTCCAGAATTAGAGAGAAAGGAGGTTATTGAGGTTGAGGGTTTTTATTTACAAAATAGAATCGAGGTAAATTTAGTAGCTAAACTAATCTCAAAAAAAGTACCTAGTACTCACTCTCAACTTGCTTCTAAAGAATTAGAGCCACCTTTTTATTCAATAATCTTGAATAAATTATAA